In Stanieria sp. NIES-3757, the DNA window TTGGACGAAAAAAGTTACTACTCCATTACCAAGGCAATTATTTGAGACTTTAGGACAAAATCATCCCCTAACAGAGTTTGTGCAGAGTGCCAGTCGTGCCGAATTAAGAGCTTGGGTAGAATTAGTCATCTTATTACATTACCTAGAAAGAGGTTTAGTTAATTGGTTTGATCAACAACCTTACAACGCTAAATTTGGAAAGCAACTTTCCTATAGTACTTTTCTTTCTTTTGCCATTATTTGGGGAGAGTTATCGAGTCTTTTTTCGGCAAGCAGTTGTCAATTAAGCGATGGTTGTTTTCAACTGATGTTACAAACGCTGAGAACTTTTGCAGTCAGAGATGATTTTCCTCTTTATAGTGGGGTGTTTGTCTCTTTTTCAGGCGAAAATTTACAAAACACTCTTCAATATTTTGATGAACCCCTCAAACAAGTATCGGGTACAGGAGAAAAAGCTCGTATTCTAACTCTATTAGGTTATTCACAACGCACCCTAGGAAGATACGCCAAAGCTAACGAATTTCACCAAGAAGCTGTAGTGATTGCCAGAGAAACTGAAGATCGTATTTGTGAAATTGCCAACTTTAATCATCTTAGTCGCATTTGTGTTCATCAACAAGATTATGAAACTGCCATCAACTATAGTCAGAGAGCTTTAATTTTAGCTCGTCAAGTCGGAGATCGATTAGGTGAAGCAAATGCTTTAGTTAATTTAGGCTACAGTAAAGTATTTTCTGCCCGACAACTAGATAGTTTAGATACAGAAGTTTATCAAGAAGCGATTCGTTATCTCGAACAAGGATTAAATCTCGCTGAGAAATTAGGAGATGTTTTTAGTCAGGCATTTGGTTATAACAGCTTAGGCATTGCTTATGTAATTTTATCTCAACCTGTCACTGCGATCGCATATTTAGAAAAAGGAGTGCAATTAGCACAGTTAGCTCAAAATGTTTATTTACAAGGATTGAGTTTTGTTTATCTAGCCGAAGCTTATTATCAGTTAACCAATCTCTCTCAGACTGTCTATTCTAGTTGTTTAGGAATGTATTTACTCAAGCAAATCGAAGCAATTGAATGGCGACAACCTGCTGGTTTACTAACAATTTTAAAGGGACAAGTAGGAGAAGAAGGCTTTCAAAATTTATTACAACAAGTTCGCTCTCTAATTATTCCTGTAATTGGAGTTGATGGTTACGATTATTTACCAACTTTATTGCAAGAGTATCAATAGCTCAATCGAATTTAGGTGCTAGGGTATAGGGAATAGGGGTGCAAGGATGCAACAGGTGCAGGGGAAAAATTTTTAACAATAATACTAATTTTCTCCTCTTCTTTCAATTGACAATAAATGATTTCAAACAATAGCGAAATAACTACTCATACAAAAAAAACACCACTTATTATTGCTCATCGAGGTGCTAGTGGTTTACGTCCAGAACACACTATAGCAGCTTATGAATTAGCGATCGCACAAGGAGCAGATTTTATCGAACCAGACTTAGTACCTACCAAAGATGGGATTTTAGTCGCTCGCCACGAAAATGCGATCGCGACTGTAAGGAGCGAACCTCTCGCAATACTTAATTCTGATAGTAGTATTAATCGTACTAATACCACTACTGATGTCTTTAAATATCCTCAATTTCAAAACCGTTTAACTACTAAAATAATTGATGGTCAAACTATTACTGGTTGGTTTACTGAAGATTTTACTTTAGCAGAATTAAAAACTATTAATGCGATTCAACGTTTACCAGAACTTCGCGGAACAGAATACGATCATCATCAATTAAAAATTCCAACTTTAGTAGAAATTATTAACTTAGTTCAACAAGTAGAACAAGCAACAGGTAAAAAAATTGGAATTTACCCCGAAACAAAACATCCTACTTATTTTGCTAAGGAAGGAAAAAAAATAGACGGTAGTTTAATTAATTTATCAATTGAAAAACTTTTAATAGATACTTTAATCGAGCGAAATTTTACTAATCCAGAACAAATTTTTATTCAATCTTTTGAAGTAAGTAATTTACAAGCTTTAAAATATTCAATTATGCCTGAAGCTGAGGTAGATTTACCTTTAATCCAGTTAATTAACAACACAGGTTCACCTTATGATCAACAAATTCAAAATAACAACTTGACTTATCAAAATCTGATAACTTCCCAAGGATTAACACAAATTGCTACCTATGCAACAGGAATAGGTATAGCTAAAAATCTAATTATGCCTGTAGACAAGCACAACAATTTATTATCTCCTACTTCCTTAATTCAAGACGCTCATCAAGCAGGTTTACTAGTTCATGCTTATACTCTTCGCAATGAAAATATTTTTCTAGCTAATGATTATCAAAACAAACCAGAATTAGAATATCAACAACTAATTGAATTAGGTATTGATGGTTTCTTTACTGACTTTCCAGCCACAGCTAAAACAGTTACCAGTTACTAATGATTAAGTAAAAAGTAACAATTAACTATCAAATATCAATCATCAACAAAAAACATTACCAACCAATAACTTCATCTGTGTTAATCCGTGTGCATCTGTGGACAAACAATCCACCATTAAGCATCAACAATTAACAAAAAAATTAACGAAATTTCTGTCGATAAAGCTTGCCAATAGCCTTAAGTAATTTGTCAAAAGTTAATTGAGATGATTCATGAGTAGGAGCTAAAGACTGAAGTTCGGAAAGCAGTTTAGCTTCTTCGGTAGCAATCTCATCATCACTATAAACCAACGCTGCGATCGCTTCAAGCAAATTTTGATACTTTGATTCAGTTGGATGAGAACCCAGATAATCATTTAACCACTGATAACATTGTTCAGCAGAAATTGGCTCTGTCACTGCTAACAAAGTTTGAACATCTGGTTCATCTGTAAGGTTTTGGGAAGAAGCTACCTTATGTAGATGTTCTCGTTCTTCTGCTTGAATTGAGCCGTCTATCCAGGCTGCTGCTACTAAAATCTTGAAGATTTGAACGTTGGAGTTATCTGTTGATCCTGGCATTTTTTAATCCTCAATTTCATCTATCAATGTAGATGTTTACCTAAGTTTAAAGTTGATGTTATTTTCTCATTTTGACTAGATATTTTTTACCAAGTACAAAAGCGAGCTAACACAAGCAATAGTAAAAGCTAGGTTGATTTATCCAGATAATTAGATTGTAAGTAGATTATGAGTAAATCATTTCTAAATATAACGATTTAACGATCCTATTAAGAATCGTTGCATTAACTTGTCAAGAATTGTTAGTTTGTGATTGCAACCTTAAGAGTATTGAAACTCGGAGGATCGAGATGACTATTACACTCATCGCTGTCTTAGCTTTAGGCTGGCTATTGGCAGCCACAATCGGAACTTTAGCTTATTTTGCTAATGATCCGTCTAAAAACAAGCCTTATGGCTACAAATCTAACGGCAATTAGAATGTAGCCAGCTTAACCTCTAAGGCGACTACGTTTCTTAAATTTTACCTAAGCGTAGTCGTCTAGATTACTTTTAATAATCTACACTATTTTTTTTTTTTAAACAAAGAAGAAGAACGTTTTAGGTTAAAAGATTTGCTCACCTTACTTTATAACTAAAAAGGGGCATTGATGCCCCTGTGCTTAAATATAGAAGAAAGCTTAATTATTAGTATTATTAGTAAGGATAAGCAGGAATTCCATAACCATCTAAATCAACTTGAGTTTGATTAGCATTATTGAAAACACCTTGGTTAGTTACGTTACCAATTCCATTGGTAAAAGATTGGTTTTGACCAGCTTGAACATTGCTTTGGATTTGGGGGTCTAAACCAAAACCATCTAAACTAAATTGAGTTTGATTAGCATTATTGACAACGTTTTGATTAGTTACGTTACCTGCACCAACACTAACAGCAGTATTAGAACCTGCTTGAACATTAGTTTGAACTTGTTGAGCGAATACGGCAACGGGAGAAAGAGCTAAAGCGAGAGTGGAGATGATTAAAGCAGATTTTTTCATTTTTCTAGACCTCTAAAGTTTAATTTGGTTTGTTTTTCTCTTCACTCTCTAATTACGTTGAGGTCTATTTTTTTATGCAACTAAAATTATTTTTAAGTTTCCTCTCTCATATTTTCTGTAGTTTGTTTTCTCGCTTGCAAATTAAGACGAATCTCGTCGTGAACTTCTTTGGTAATGGGGTAAAAATAAGCCAGAATTACACCCAACACTAAAGCAATCGTAGGTAAGGGACCAACTGCAATGCGGATCGCGAGTAAAGCACTTTCTGGTTGCACGGGAATTTCTCCGCTTGGTGGTCTTTCAATAAATCCAGCCAAATCTAAAGCTTGACCAACTAACAATAATGCTAAAGCCAAACCAAATTTTTGCAGTAGTACCATAAAACTATAAAAAATCCCTTCACGACGTTGACCAGTATTGAGTTCATCTAGTTCAATTACATCAGGAATCATTGACCAAGGAATTAAATAAGCTACCGAGACACCACAACCAGCCATAATAGCTAACAGATACATTAAACCGATTTGACCTGGTTGAATTAAAAATAAACCTGCTTGGGCGATAATCCAAATACCACTACCTAAAAAATAAACTGTTTTTTTGCCTACTTTCTCGCTGACATTTTTCCAAAAAAAGAGCATAATCAAAGCAGTCCCTTGAACTGCGATCGCAACTAGGGGAAAGGCAGCTTCTGTTAAACCCATCCAACTGACGACAAAATAAATCAAAATTGAAGCAGTTAGTTGTACTGCTAACCAGGAACATAAATAAATGCCAATGATGTAGAGAAAGGGTTTATTGGTAAAGGCAATTCTTAACTGTTCTAAAATAGGGAGATTAGCACTTTGATCTTCGGCAATTCGGTCGGAAACAGCTTGAGAATTTGACAAATGAGTTTCGGTTTTGCTCAAAATTAAGTTAATCCCAAACATGGCAAGTTCCAATCCGATTATGATTGCAACTATCGCGTCAAAAATTGATTGAAGATTAGCCAGACCATAAACAATCACTATCCCAGCTATTACCGTTACAATTATCCCAACTATCTTTTTCTGTGGTTGATTCAGGATGGGATTCGCACCTCTTTCTTGAATTCCTAAAGTACACCAAAATAAAGCAATCACTGATAAAGCTGTACTAACTAAACCCAACAACCAATATTGCTGAACAGGATTGTCAGGATAAGCTTGAAAAATTACCGTTGCCAGAATCAGAGATAGAATACTCCCACCAATGGAAAAAGCAAAGCGAAAACTACTTAGATCTGTCCGCTCGTTATAATCTTGAGTTAATTCTGGAGTCAAAGCAGTATAAGGTAAATTTACTGCCGTATAAGCCAAATTAAATACAATTGAGATCGCGACGTAATAAACATACAACCATCGATGATTAATTTCAGGATTGGGATCGAATTGAGGTACAATCCATTGCAAAAAGAAGAAAATCCCAAAAGGAATGATTCCCAATAGCATCCAAGGCAAACGACGACCCCAACGAGTTCTAGTGCGATCGCTTAAAATTCCCGTAATCGGATCGTTAATAGCATCAGCAACTTTGCCAATTGCTAAAATACTTCCTGCCATGCCAGCAGGCAAACCCGCTACATTAGTAAAAAAATACAACAAAAAAAATACCAAAATATTTGCCGTAATTGCAGGGCCCATGTCTCCTGCACCATAAGCAAGTTTAGTAGTAAAATTTAACTTTTCTCGATCCATTGAGTCCTGATTAATTACTGAAGTTGCTACTGTTATGACAGATTTATACGTTTCTTGGTCAGAATACCACCAAAAAATTGAAGCTTTGGCAGTCAAAATTTATCAAGCAGGTTGGGAATTTAATCAAATTGTTTGTCTTGCTAAAGGAGGACTAAGGGTTGGAGATTTGCTTTGTCGTCTTTATCGGCAACCTTTAGCTATTCTCTTTACTTCTTCTTATACAGGAAAAGATAATCGCACTAGAGGAAAAATTACTTTTGCTCAACACCTTGCTAGTATTAATTCTCAATTAGGCGATCGCATTTTATTGGTAGATGATTTAGTCGATTCAGGTGTTTCATTGCAAGAATCGATTAAGTGGTTACAAACAAATTACGGTCAAAACATTGTAGAAATACGTACCGCCGTGATTTGGTATAAAAGTTGTTCGGTTGCTATCCCAGATTATTATGTTGATTATTTACAAGATAATCCTTGGATTCATCAGCCTTTTGAACGTTACGAACAAGTTTCACTACCAGAACTAGCTACTATATATAACTACACATAATCGTCCAATTTAATTAAATAACTCTAAATAATCAGGATAAACACCTAATAAGATGAGTATATTTACGGAAGACAGATTTAACCGTTTAATTTATTCTAATAAATAATAAAAGAGGTATTGCTGGCAACAATACCCCCGAGACCGAATAGAACTGTGAAACAATATTATTATATCAATTGTGTCGTGAAAACAAGAGTTGATTAGTTTTCTGTCTAATGTATCTCTTATATTACATTG includes these proteins:
- a CDS encoding Tetratricopeptide domain protein, which gives rise to MSESEVNSLSNRYFDLIDRIVDLTLQGKIRSKAQVYRMLHEGIERGTGEIFERCLASRMETTTAQLEKKLKAARILRALETIEGEWQRWQAENQSNQVIISAQTQITATESDRYLLALIDAIDPNQNQALTRNQLQQLAKALKSTADNQENPQLAQLSLGIIDGLKSFADLEGDLVSWIYEAGKSYIGFEPEPNNPWRFWTKKVTTPLPRQLFETLGQNHPLTEFVQSASRAELRAWVELVILLHYLERGLVNWFDQQPYNAKFGKQLSYSTFLSFAIIWGELSSLFSASSCQLSDGCFQLMLQTLRTFAVRDDFPLYSGVFVSFSGENLQNTLQYFDEPLKQVSGTGEKARILTLLGYSQRTLGRYAKANEFHQEAVVIARETEDRICEIANFNHLSRICVHQQDYETAINYSQRALILARQVGDRLGEANALVNLGYSKVFSARQLDSLDTEVYQEAIRYLEQGLNLAEKLGDVFSQAFGYNSLGIAYVILSQPVTAIAYLEKGVQLAQLAQNVYLQGLSFVYLAEAYYQLTNLSQTVYSSCLGMYLLKQIEAIEWRQPAGLLTILKGQVGEEGFQNLLQQVRSLIIPVIGVDGYDYLPTLLQEYQ
- a CDS encoding sugar transporter yields the protein MDREKLNFTTKLAYGAGDMGPAITANILVFFLLYFFTNVAGLPAGMAGSILAIGKVADAINDPITGILSDRTRTRWGRRLPWMLLGIIPFGIFFFLQWIVPQFDPNPEINHRWLYVYYVAISIVFNLAYTAVNLPYTALTPELTQDYNERTDLSSFRFAFSIGGSILSLILATVIFQAYPDNPVQQYWLLGLVSTALSVIALFWCTLGIQERGANPILNQPQKKIVGIIVTVIAGIVIVYGLANLQSIFDAIVAIIIGLELAMFGINLILSKTETHLSNSQAVSDRIAEDQSANLPILEQLRIAFTNKPFLYIIGIYLCSWLAVQLTASILIYFVVSWMGLTEAAFPLVAIAVQGTALIMLFFWKNVSEKVGKKTVYFLGSGIWIIAQAGLFLIQPGQIGLMYLLAIMAGCGVSVAYLIPWSMIPDVIELDELNTGQRREGIFYSFMVLLQKFGLALALLLVGQALDLAGFIERPPSGEIPVQPESALLAIRIAVGPLPTIALVLGVILAYFYPITKEVHDEIRLNLQARKQTTENMREET
- a CDS encoding glycerophosphoryl diester phosphodiesterase, which codes for MISNNSEITTHTKKTPLIIAHRGASGLRPEHTIAAYELAIAQGADFIEPDLVPTKDGILVARHENAIATVRSEPLAILNSDSSINRTNTTTDVFKYPQFQNRLTTKIIDGQTITGWFTEDFTLAELKTINAIQRLPELRGTEYDHHQLKIPTLVEIINLVQQVEQATGKKIGIYPETKHPTYFAKEGKKIDGSLINLSIEKLLIDTLIERNFTNPEQIFIQSFEVSNLQALKYSIMPEAEVDLPLIQLINNTGSPYDQQIQNNNLTYQNLITSQGLTQIATYATGIGIAKNLIMPVDKHNNLLSPTSLIQDAHQAGLLVHAYTLRNENIFLANDYQNKPELEYQQLIELGIDGFFTDFPATAKTVTSY
- a CDS encoding phosphoribosyltransferase — encoded protein: MTDLYVSWSEYHQKIEALAVKIYQAGWEFNQIVCLAKGGLRVGDLLCRLYRQPLAILFTSSYTGKDNRTRGKITFAQHLASINSQLGDRILLVDDLVDSGVSLQESIKWLQTNYGQNIVEIRTAVIWYKSCSVAIPDYYVDYLQDNPWIHQPFERYEQVSLPELATIYNYT